The sequence below is a genomic window from SAR324 cluster bacterium.
CGGAAGCTTACAATTATCTATGGCTCCCTTTGGGTCGCTCTTAACCATGACGGTTAAAGTCTGATTGCCCTAACCAGAAATCAAAGCTGGTCGAAGCCCATGAGTTTCTCGTCAACTTGACCGAGATATTTGAAGCAGCAGCACACTTTCCCTGATTCCATGCCCTACCCATTCCCTCTTCCCTTTGATGGAAAGCCACACCGCTGGACTATGGGATTACGCCCACTAGCCCTGGAGGACTGGCTCTGGCTGGATGAACGCTACGAAACAGAAGTTACCCTGAGGCGAGAACTGCTTGATCAGCGGCACGATGAAGTGTTTCAGGCTTGCCCTGAAGCAGAGGCCGCCAGCACGGAGGTTCTCGAAATTGTTCTTGCATTTCTTGAAAAACAGCATCCAGAGTGCTTTCAACAGATTCAAGAAGACAAGAGTCTGGCACCTGGGCAAACAACTTTTGAAATGGCTGTTAGAGCGCTGCATCCGCTGGAATTGGCAGGACGGTTGGTACAGGAAGATCTCTGCGTGATGCAGCCAGTTCCAGAGGATGCTGAGGATTCTGGAGAGTACCGACTAACCGCAGCAGCACTATGCTTCCCTACTCGTTGGAATCTGCGGGAGAAGATTGGGCACCCGATGTCCAAAATCCATGATCCAGTACCGGGATATCGGGAGCAGATCAACGCCCCAGTGAATCAGTTCATGCGTCGTCTGACACCGGAG
It includes:
- a CDS encoding DUF3445 domain-containing protein encodes the protein MKQQHTFPDSMPYPFPLPFDGKPHRWTMGLRPLALEDWLWLDERYETEVTLRRELLDQRHDEVFQACPEAEAASTEVLEIVLAFLEKQHPECFQQIQEDKSLAPGQTTFEMAVRALHPLELAGRLVQEDLCVMQPVPEDAEDSGEYRLTAAALCFPTRWNLREKIGHPMSKIHDPVPGYREQINAPVNQFMRRLTPEKPMWRVNWSLNEDPTLFQPGGHGILEAAPHLTSENAGTEVFLRLERQTLSRLPNTGAILFTIRILQCPLEELKDSEAHQLAQTLRHWSEDLQTYKSFAVYGPAVLSYLEGRTLI